A region from the Kineothrix sp. IPX-CK genome encodes:
- the dinB gene encoding DNA polymerase IV — protein sequence MKDRTILHSDINCCYAAIEHLHHPELAGKPLAVGGDPEARHGIVLTADYIAKKCGVKTGMALWQAKQVCPEINFISPRMDLYLRFSKMAHEIYGEYTDLQEAYGIDESWLDVTDSVSLKGDGYRIAQEISNRMKSELGITVSIGVSFNKIYAKLGSDYKKPDAITTMYRDEFRQKAWVLPASDLLYVGRSTSAKLQKLGIRSIGDLARTDEKILHSQLGKMGDILWAFANGYDDSPVKYEDAHAPIKSIGNSTTTPRDLVNEQDVKIVLTILAESVAARLRENGFKCRVVEISVRDNELFSFTRQRKIDHATNVTREIAEEAFRLFQENYNWQKPIRSVGVRGADLVNDNYWEQIDLFSSVEFREKQMKVDTAVDDIRRRFGFYSVQRGIMYFDKMLSSVDAKAEHTVHPHGYFG from the coding sequence ATGAAGGACAGAACGATTTTGCATTCAGATATCAATTGTTGTTATGCGGCCATTGAGCATCTGCATCATCCGGAGTTAGCCGGGAAGCCTTTGGCAGTAGGAGGAGACCCCGAAGCAAGACATGGAATTGTTTTGACAGCTGACTACATTGCCAAGAAATGCGGTGTGAAGACAGGCATGGCACTCTGGCAGGCAAAACAGGTTTGTCCGGAAATCAATTTTATCTCACCAAGAATGGACTTATATCTTCGGTTTTCCAAAATGGCGCATGAGATTTACGGAGAGTATACCGACTTACAGGAAGCCTATGGGATTGATGAAAGCTGGCTGGATGTAACAGACAGCGTGAGCCTAAAGGGAGATGGATATCGGATTGCTCAGGAAATCAGTAATCGCATGAAGTCAGAACTTGGAATCACGGTAAGTATTGGTGTGTCATTTAATAAGATATATGCTAAGCTTGGTTCCGATTACAAAAAGCCGGATGCGATAACGACGATGTATCGGGATGAATTCCGACAGAAAGCGTGGGTACTGCCTGCATCCGATTTGCTTTATGTGGGGCGAAGTACATCAGCGAAGTTGCAGAAATTAGGCATCAGAAGTATCGGAGATTTGGCAAGGACGGATGAAAAGATTTTGCATTCGCAACTTGGCAAGATGGGAGATATTCTGTGGGCTTTTGCAAACGGTTACGATGATTCACCGGTAAAGTATGAGGATGCGCATGCTCCTATTAAATCCATCGGCAACAGTACCACAACACCGAGGGACTTGGTGAATGAGCAGGATGTGAAGATTGTTCTTACGATATTAGCAGAGAGTGTAGCTGCAAGGCTGCGGGAAAATGGTTTTAAATGCCGAGTGGTAGAAATCAGTGTCCGGGATAATGAGTTGTTTTCATTTACCAGACAGAGGAAAATCGACCATGCTACCAATGTGACGAGAGAGATAGCGGAGGAAGCATTCCGGTTATTTCAGGAGAATTACAACTGGCAGAAACCGATTCGAAGCGTAGGTGTGAGAGGAGCCGACCTTGTAAATGATAATTATTGGGAGCAGATAGATTTGTTCTCAAGTGTAGAATTTAGAGAAAAGCAGATGAAGGTGGATACGGCGGTGGATGATATCCGTCGCCGGTTTGGCTTTTACAGTGTGCAGCGTGGGATTATGTATTTTGATAAGATGCTGTCCTCTGTGGATGCGAAAGCAGAGCATACGGTTCACCCTCATGGCTATTTCGGATAA
- a CDS encoding cytidylate kinase-like family protein yields MNLVITISRRFGTGASLIAQELSKKLGVPVYDKAYIEHELDGDSYATEAEVIKGLAKQPCIILGRCASEILKDQPNVFNVYVCADKEDRIARIMKKEKLSHEDAKAMLEKNDAERADYYYENTGKVWGDVNNYHMILDTTKLGIENCADILIRYFERVEII; encoded by the coding sequence ATGAACCTTGTAATTACGATCAGCAGAAGATTCGGAACGGGAGCCAGTCTGATCGCGCAGGAACTGTCAAAGAAACTGGGAGTGCCGGTATATGATAAGGCATACATAGAGCACGAACTGGACGGCGACAGCTATGCGACGGAAGCAGAAGTCATAAAGGGACTTGCAAAACAGCCTTGTATCATTCTGGGACGCTGTGCATCTGAGATCCTGAAGGATCAGCCGAATGTGTTTAATGTGTATGTGTGTGCGGATAAGGAAGACCGCATTGCACGTATTATGAAAAAAGAGAAGCTTTCTCATGAGGATGCGAAAGCCATGCTCGAGAAAAATGACGCGGAGCGCGCTGATTATTACTACGAAAATACCGGAAAGGTATGGGGAGATGTGAATAACTATCACATGATCCTGGATACCACGAAGCTGGGAATCGAGAACTGCGCGGATATTCTGATCCGGTATTTCGAGAGAGTGGAAATCATCTAA
- a CDS encoding Mu transposase C-terminal domain-containing protein has translation MEKFHQKVDQFIAEIRIAQVHSLEELNQKWKYFLEQDYQKEAHDGIKEYYDSHGVKVPSEGISPLQEFTRDTRGLVFLDTTVVSEAFLHHESRKLDNAGCFSFGDIKYEASVALANAEVEIAYDPMNTETIKVLYRDMEPVMAHRVRIEAFCDRKPVLPVGMTDRVPETSRFLDALEKKYKEDHQLMANALSFGDYGKAGGQNV, from the coding sequence GTGGAAAAATTTCACCAGAAGGTAGACCAGTTCATTGCAGAGATACGGATAGCACAGGTGCATTCTTTAGAGGAGTTAAACCAGAAATGGAAATATTTTCTGGAGCAGGACTACCAGAAAGAAGCCCATGACGGGATAAAGGAGTATTATGACTCCCACGGAGTAAAGGTGCCTTCGGAAGGGATATCGCCCTTACAGGAGTTTACAAGGGATACCAGGGGGCTGGTGTTTCTGGATACGACAGTAGTAAGTGAAGCATTTCTCCATCATGAAAGCAGAAAACTGGATAACGCAGGATGTTTTTCTTTTGGGGACATCAAATACGAGGCCAGTGTAGCACTGGCAAATGCAGAGGTGGAAATCGCATATGACCCGATGAATACGGAAACAATAAAAGTGTTGTACCGGGATATGGAGCCAGTCATGGCACACCGTGTAAGAATCGAAGCGTTTTGTGACAGGAAGCCGGTGTTACCGGTTGGAATGACAGACAGGGTGCCGGAGACATCAAGGTTTCTGGATGCACTGGAAAAGAAATATAAAGAGGATCATCAGCTGATGGCGAATGCCCTTTCCTTTGGTGATTATGGAAAGGCAGGCGGTCAGAATGTATGA
- a CDS encoding DUF262 domain-containing protein, whose product MSIDNLIEDVDNQIIQIRTKSLDVSFNELYDMYTDGELVISPDYQRLFRWDEEKQSRFIESLLLEMPVPPIFVIEVNDGVYELIDGLQRISSYLHFRGEKLGKTEDEFLELKGCDIVPDLDGVTYDRLPKALQIKIKRSFVRMEVIRKESESSLKYHMFKRLNTGGELLSAQEIRNCTIRLLNSNALDFIEKCSANDNFKSVIQKINEEEISKKYDQELVLRFFAVKNDISNYKYPVTEFLTRYLEKITNGLSDFNYREEEELFSKTFKFIADNLGEDIFSSKTKNGNMKNDFVTYLYDGITIAIAELIEDIEKINMPTLVVDKINAIKYGEELQSYKTGSINGVTKRISLFKVGVEEIIDDRGIKSGS is encoded by the coding sequence ATGTCAATAGATAATTTAATAGAAGATGTGGATAATCAAATAATTCAAATTCGAACAAAAAGTTTAGATGTTTCATTTAATGAATTGTACGATATGTATACAGATGGTGAATTGGTTATTTCCCCTGATTATCAACGATTGTTTAGATGGGATGAGGAAAAACAATCTCGCTTTATAGAATCATTATTGTTAGAGATGCCAGTTCCGCCAATTTTTGTCATCGAAGTTAACGATGGGGTTTATGAACTCATAGACGGATTACAACGTATATCTAGCTATTTACATTTTAGAGGAGAAAAACTTGGAAAAACGGAAGATGAGTTTTTGGAATTGAAAGGATGTGATATAGTTCCTGATTTAGATGGAGTGACATATGATAGATTGCCTAAAGCATTACAAATTAAAATAAAAAGAAGTTTTGTTCGTATGGAAGTTATTCGGAAGGAAAGTGAATCTAGCTTAAAATATCATATGTTTAAACGACTGAATACAGGTGGAGAATTATTGTCAGCACAAGAAATAAGAAATTGTACAATTAGATTATTAAATTCAAATGCTTTAGATTTTATTGAAAAATGCAGTGCCAATGATAATTTCAAGTCGGTTATTCAAAAAATAAATGAGGAAGAAATAAGTAAGAAATATGACCAAGAGTTGGTACTTAGATTCTTTGCTGTCAAGAATGACATTTCAAATTACAAATATCCAGTAACAGAATTTTTGACTAGATATCTTGAAAAAATAACAAATGGTCTTTCAGACTTTAATTATCGTGAAGAAGAGGAGCTATTTTCTAAAACTTTTAAATTTATAGCGGATAATCTTGGTGAAGATATTTTTTCAAGTAAAACAAAAAATGGAAATATGAAAAATGATTTTGTAACCTATTTGTATGATGGTATTACAATTGCTATTGCTGAGCTAATAGAAGATATTGAAAAAATCAATATGCCTACATTAGTAGTGGACAAAATAAATGCCATAAAATATGGAGAAGAATTACAGTCATATAAAACAGGAAGTATAAATGGAGTAACTAAGCGAATTAGTTTATTTAAAGTGGGGGTTGAAGAAATAATTGACGACAGAGGAATTAAGAGCGGTTCTTGA
- a CDS encoding LexA family transcriptional regulator gives MEKKIGVTLATYRKAKKMSQIDVSEKLRFYGINVSNAAVSAWEKDISYPNAQQFLALCKILGITDIYNEFIGFNPDDPLAKLNEEGKAKALEYIGLLLLSEQFQKQEATIIPFRRPIKWSTLAASAGTGEFLDDENFEIIEVGKEVPEEADFGLALNGDSMEPRYHDNQAVWVQQTNSLSSGEIGIFYLDGMTYCKQLKDDKDGVYLISLNSKYEPIKVTDESSFKIFGRVLN, from the coding sequence ATGGAAAAGAAAATCGGCGTTACACTCGCCACATACAGAAAAGCTAAGAAAATGTCACAGATAGACGTATCAGAGAAACTCCGCTTCTACGGAATCAATGTATCGAATGCGGCTGTCAGCGCATGGGAAAAGGATATCAGCTATCCGAATGCGCAACAATTCCTTGCTTTGTGCAAGATACTTGGCATCACTGATATCTATAATGAATTCATTGGTTTTAATCCGGATGACCCATTAGCAAAGCTGAATGAGGAAGGAAAAGCAAAAGCTTTAGAATACATCGGACTGCTCCTGCTCTCTGAACAGTTCCAAAAGCAGGAAGCTACCATTATTCCTTTCCGCAGACCTATCAAATGGTCCACCTTGGCAGCATCTGCCGGTACCGGTGAATTTCTGGATGATGAAAACTTTGAAATCATTGAAGTGGGCAAAGAAGTTCCCGAAGAAGCCGACTTCGGACTGGCACTCAACGGTGACAGTATGGAGCCTCGCTATCATGATAATCAGGCTGTATGGGTACAGCAGACAAATTCCTTAAGCAGTGGCGAAATCGGTATCTTCTACCTCGACGGTATGACCTACTGCAAGCAGCTTAAGGATGATAAGGACGGAGTATACCTCATATCCCTTAATAGCAAATATGAACCTATTAAGGTTACTGACGAAAGCTCCTTTAAGATTTTTGGTCGGGTTCTGAATTAA
- a CDS encoding helix-turn-helix transcriptional regulator produces MEVKDTGYCKTKHGMQSYPNNLLQFRQQANISQDKLAEAVDCSRRTIGYIERGTHDPSVQMAYRIANYFKVALPLIFPDKNEKKDEEKGGRHGT; encoded by the coding sequence ATGGAAGTAAAAGATACAGGATACTGCAAGACCAAACATGGAATGCAGTCATACCCTAATAATTTATTACAGTTCCGCCAGCAGGCTAACATTTCACAAGACAAACTGGCAGAAGCTGTAGACTGTAGCCGGAGAACTATCGGCTATATTGAAAGAGGTACACATGACCCTTCCGTGCAGATGGCGTATAGAATAGCAAATTATTTTAAGGTTGCTCTACCACTTATTTTTCCGGATAAAAACGAAAAAAAAGATGAAGAGAAAGGAGGCCGTCATGGAACGTAA
- a CDS encoding restriction endonuclease PLD domain-containing protein: MMQLLNRFEYAEVIFGCEGLVDDTMAAIMAVERTLIEKITQNKSALQMCERMEAEELRLYVSRDIKSHEKVFCLRAKDGRTRVVTGSANMSASAFCGIQRENITYYDDAEAYKWYKNRFDSFKEVCSDNVNQTVMMRTMEDDGYLEEHPEEIPIVKTIEKREILIIEKDEEESDETELIVSVKGLEAELKPMLPKPKKSDGKLILTSEHIQKFKRTHKEHLAEKKEKQKKLPKLHIDYDMEKLSFNGKECNLNPEPEQVKKDIGFLLSYLSSLNTFYGDVEQAQKDYYAFMNWYFASLFMPYLRYVAFKNSYEVTLFPVVGVIYGESNGGKSTFLKMLSKLMCNARIPLNSTADFTASNIEALKRGCEGVPLNIDDLDKTQFRSHADKIIKDDEWGIRDHFINYPAVAITTNRLPSLEAPISKRAIGCRINAKIDKEAGIKNSKKINESMRNITNSFYCEYVRRMLPKIADMVEHMKLGNVDYLPDIFAISSEVLVDIIDEFASDEKPDYFAVLSYTDYFGEKVVGRNAIAKIINAWENEKKQFTIDRKKNKLIYTYPEGANTYELRYICDELPPKLNAKVASRSLVMDLDMACEFFGTKFKKSIF, translated from the coding sequence ATGATGCAACTTTTAAACCGCTTTGAGTATGCAGAAGTTATCTTTGGCTGTGAAGGATTAGTGGATGATACGATGGCTGCCATTATGGCAGTTGAACGGACGCTTATTGAGAAAATCACACAGAACAAGTCTGCTTTGCAGATGTGTGAGAGAATGGAAGCAGAGGAATTGCGGTTGTATGTGTCGAGAGATATAAAATCACATGAAAAAGTGTTCTGTCTGCGAGCCAAGGATGGCAGGACAAGAGTTGTAACTGGAAGTGCAAATATGTCAGCGTCTGCTTTCTGCGGAATTCAGAGAGAGAATATTACCTACTACGACGATGCAGAGGCATATAAGTGGTATAAGAACCGATTCGATTCTTTTAAGGAAGTCTGCTCTGATAATGTGAATCAGACGGTTATGATGCGTACTATGGAAGATGATGGATACCTTGAAGAACATCCAGAGGAAATACCGATTGTCAAGACGATTGAGAAGCGGGAAATACTTATCATTGAAAAGGATGAAGAGGAATCGGATGAGACGGAGCTGATAGTTAGCGTAAAAGGTTTGGAGGCTGAGTTGAAGCCGATGTTACCGAAGCCTAAGAAGTCAGATGGTAAGTTGATTTTGACATCGGAGCATATACAGAAATTCAAGAGAACGCATAAGGAGCATCTGGCAGAGAAGAAGGAGAAACAAAAGAAACTGCCAAAACTGCATATTGATTATGATATGGAGAAGTTGAGTTTTAACGGTAAGGAATGCAATCTGAATCCGGAACCGGAGCAAGTAAAGAAGGATATTGGTTTTCTGCTGAGTTATCTGAGTAGTTTGAATACGTTTTATGGAGATGTGGAGCAAGCGCAGAAGGATTATTATGCTTTTATGAATTGGTATTTTGCGAGCTTATTTATGCCATACTTAAGATACGTGGCATTTAAAAACAGCTACGAGGTCACGTTGTTCCCGGTGGTGGGTGTGATTTACGGAGAATCAAACGGAGGCAAATCGACGTTTCTTAAAATGCTGTCGAAGCTGATGTGTAATGCGAGGATACCATTAAATTCCACAGCTGATTTTACGGCATCAAATATAGAGGCATTGAAGAGAGGCTGTGAAGGAGTTCCATTGAATATTGATGACCTTGATAAAACGCAGTTCCGCAGTCATGCAGATAAGATTATTAAGGATGATGAATGGGGTATCAGAGACCATTTTATCAATTATCCGGCGGTAGCTATTACTACAAATAGATTACCTTCTTTAGAGGCACCGATATCTAAGAGGGCGATTGGATGTAGAATCAATGCAAAGATTGATAAAGAAGCCGGTATTAAGAATTCCAAAAAAATAAACGAAAGCATGCGTAATATTACCAATAGTTTTTACTGTGAATATGTGCGCAGGATGCTTCCCAAGATTGCAGATATGGTAGAACATATGAAACTGGGAAATGTAGATTATTTGCCGGATATTTTTGCGATATCGTCGGAAGTATTGGTGGATATTATTGACGAGTTTGCTTCTGACGAAAAACCGGATTACTTTGCAGTGCTAAGCTATACTGATTATTTTGGAGAAAAGGTGGTAGGTAGAAATGCTATAGCAAAGATTATCAATGCCTGGGAGAATGAGAAGAAGCAATTCACGATTGATAGGAAGAAAAACAAGCTGATATATACCTATCCGGAGGGAGCAAATACATATGAGCTGAGATATATTTGTGATGAATTACCTCCGAAGTTGAATGCCAAGGTGGCATCTAGAAGTTTGGTGATGGATTTGGACATGGCGTGTGAATTCTTTGGTACAAAATTTAAGAAAAGTATATTCTAG
- a CDS encoding helix-turn-helix transcriptional regulator, whose protein sequence is MMEKTVGQRIKECRLKLGMTQQEFAEVMYMPKSTISAYERDVVDLKLGTIKELANALHTTVGYLIEGEKEEFDEDVMRAAMMLQNMPEELRRVAVEQVKVLNGLAK, encoded by the coding sequence ATGATGGAAAAGACAGTAGGACAGAGAATTAAGGAATGCAGATTAAAATTAGGAATGACACAGCAGGAGTTCGCTGAGGTAATGTATATGCCAAAATCAACAATATCCGCTTATGAAAGGGATGTAGTAGATTTGAAGCTGGGAACCATTAAGGAACTTGCAAATGCGCTGCATACTACGGTTGGATATTTGATTGAGGGCGAAAAAGAGGAATTTGATGAGGATGTAATGCGTGCAGCGATGATGTTGCAGAATATGCCGGAGGAATTGAGAAGAGTTGCTGTGGAGCAGGTAAAGGTGTTGAATGGGTTGGCGAAGTAA
- a CDS encoding ExeA family protein: protein MERQAVRMYEAYFEMMNTPFSRDVPTDRLYVSPQIEDAIGRLTYAADRQLFAVVTADPGCGKSTLIRMFEGRLPKDKYMLLYLSDSKLTPRWLYAGLLDQMGLESHFYRGDSKRQLQKEIENVRSVQKKRVVCVLDEAHLLGKETLEEFRFLLNYRFDSASPMSLILVGQTELWDQKLRLQSYAAIRQRIDMNIVLNRLDRAETGKYIAVHMAYAGVKQDVFTSGAEDAIFKVSAGIPRMINRISEKTLMYAYQQQKRLIDEHMVRFVADHEMVGGIE from the coding sequence ATGGAAAGGCAGGCGGTCAGAATGTATGAAGCATACTTTGAGATGATGAACACTCCTTTTTCCAGAGATGTACCAACGGACAGGCTGTATGTATCACCGCAGATAGAGGATGCAATCGGAAGACTGACCTATGCAGCAGACAGACAGCTGTTTGCAGTGGTTACGGCAGACCCGGGGTGTGGGAAATCCACACTGATCCGGATGTTTGAAGGAAGGCTTCCAAAGGATAAGTACATGCTTTTGTATCTGTCAGATTCAAAGCTGACACCAAGATGGCTGTATGCAGGTCTTCTGGATCAGATGGGACTGGAATCGCATTTTTACAGAGGAGATTCCAAGAGGCAGCTTCAGAAGGAGATTGAGAATGTCAGAAGTGTGCAGAAAAAACGGGTAGTATGTGTGCTGGATGAGGCACATCTGCTTGGAAAAGAAACACTGGAGGAATTCCGGTTCCTGCTGAACTACCGGTTTGATTCTGCCAGCCCGATGAGCCTGATTTTGGTGGGACAGACGGAACTGTGGGATCAGAAGTTAAGATTGCAGAGCTACGCCGCAATCCGCCAGAGAATCGATATGAATATCGTGTTAAATCGTCTGGATAGGGCAGAAACAGGGAAATATATCGCAGTACATATGGCATACGCAGGGGTGAAACAGGATGTGTTTACCAGTGGAGCCGAGGATGCAATCTTCAAGGTATCTGCGGGGATTCCGAGAATGATCAACCGAATCAGTGAGAAGACACTGATGTATGCATACCAGCAACAGAAACGGCTGATAGACGAACACATGGTAAGGTTTGTTGCCGACCACGAGATGGTAGGTGGAATAGAGTAA
- a CDS encoding MAE_28990/MAE_18760 family HEPN-like nuclease, whose product MTTEELRAVLEGELAWRIEDLIFFKNQLVNIYSVEEKDKYRKSLVMILYSHLEGFIKISLLSYVQYLNSLGLERKAFNENLLASSMETEFKAYETKDIKCKVFKKGLPEETKLHRFYRRVHFLENLREFENTVFNIKDTTIDTESNLWYIVLQKNMFKVGLPVDLFSEYQRDIDALVNRRNALSHGTSKDGIDDKEYSDWEKKVLTIMEEVMRQIYLFAKRENYLKEVYS is encoded by the coding sequence TTGACGACAGAGGAATTAAGAGCGGTTCTTGAAGGAGAATTAGCTTGGAGAATTGAAGATCTGATATTTTTTAAAAATCAACTTGTAAATATATACAGTGTTGAAGAAAAAGATAAATATAGAAAAAGCCTAGTGATGATATTATATTCTCATTTAGAAGGTTTTATTAAGATAAGTTTATTGTCATACGTTCAATATCTAAATTCGCTTGGCTTAGAACGAAAAGCTTTTAATGAGAATTTGTTAGCATCAAGTATGGAAACGGAATTTAAAGCATATGAAACAAAGGATATAAAATGTAAAGTGTTCAAAAAGGGACTTCCTGAAGAAACAAAGCTACATAGATTTTATCGTAGGGTTCATTTTCTTGAAAATTTAAGAGAATTTGAAAATACTGTCTTTAATATAAAAGATACTACTATTGATACGGAATCAAACTTGTGGTATATAGTTCTTCAAAAAAATATGTTCAAAGTGGGATTGCCAGTTGATTTGTTTTCAGAATACCAAAGAGATATTGATGCATTGGTAAATAGAAGGAATGCCTTATCGCATGGTACGAGTAAAGATGGAATAGATGACAAAGAGTATAGTGATTGGGAGAAAAAAGTATTGACTATTATGGAAGAAGTCATGCGACAAATATATTTGTTTGCCAAGAGAGAAAACTATTTAAAAGAGGTTTACTCTTAA
- a CDS encoding HIRAN domain-containing protein has protein sequence MEKMFFTIAGMKHHYGNEFMEAGMEVKLVKEPDNEVDKEAIKVELEGLGLIGYVANSPYTVMGESMSAGRLYDKIGDEAVGIVKYKLLGGVLCEVKISDTHVEE, from the coding sequence ATGGAGAAAATGTTTTTTACAATCGCCGGAATGAAACATCATTATGGCAACGAATTTATGGAAGCAGGCATGGAAGTGAAGCTTGTGAAAGAACCAGATAATGAAGTGGATAAGGAGGCTATCAAAGTCGAGCTTGAAGGATTGGGGTTGATTGGATATGTGGCAAATAGTCCTTATACAGTAATGGGAGAAAGCATGAGTGCAGGCAGGCTGTATGACAAAATTGGTGATGAGGCAGTTGGCATCGTGAAATACAAATTGCTGGGCGGTGTGTTGTGTGAAGTAAAGATTTCGGATACTCATGTAGAAGAATAA
- a CDS encoding helix-turn-helix transcriptional regulator — protein sequence MTYSDVIILRLSQLCEEKNITINKLATLSGITQSTVENIMSGKTKNPKLKTLHKLALGLGMTVSELLDFPEMDETVFDDE from the coding sequence ATGACTTATTCTGATGTTATCATTCTAAGACTTTCACAGCTATGTGAAGAAAAGAATATTACCATTAATAAACTTGCTACGTTATCCGGTATTACGCAATCTACCGTAGAAAATATTATGTCTGGGAAAACAAAAAATCCCAAACTGAAAACCTTGCATAAGCTGGCTCTCGGTTTGGGAATGACCGTTTCGGAATTATTGGATTTTCCTGAAATGGATGAGACTGTATTTGATGACGAGTAA
- a CDS encoding DUF6462 family protein — translation MGFRRTDVEETALYAKKFVRYDEGARKYSMGLSKFQTLAREAKATYKVDKLVLVNCDLFEKYLETFREY, via the coding sequence ATGGGATTTAGAAGAACAGATGTGGAAGAGACAGCATTATATGCGAAGAAGTTTGTGCGTTACGATGAAGGGGCAAGGAAATACAGCATGGGGCTTTCGAAGTTTCAGACCCTTGCCAGAGAAGCAAAGGCAACTTATAAGGTGGATAAACTGGTGCTTGTAAATTGTGATTTGTTTGAAAAATATCTGGAGACTTTTAGAGAATATTAA
- a CDS encoding tyrosine-type recombinase/integrase, with protein sequence MAKARKDLRGRALKKGEVQRKSDQRYMYTYTDPLGRRKFIYANDLTELREKEQKLQRDQLDGLDLYAAGKATVNDTFDRYMATKFELRDSTRNGYLYTYDHLIRDKFGFKKLVDVKYSDVLQFYYYLLNDKGIALGTLDSVHCLLHPTFQLAVRDDIIRKNPTDGVMKEISKKGGKNRGVRHALTVDEQRTFMEYIANHPVYYHWWPLFTVLLGTGTRIGECLGLRWQDLDFEKRVISINHSVVYYSQKDTKTSVMRVSLPKTEAGIRTIPMLDMVKDAFEMEREAQKETGENIQVLDGMSGFVFTNRFGNIPNPQTVNDTIRRIRNSYNAEEVLNAKKEKREKLLLPHFSCHHLRHTFATRLCETETNLKVIQAIMGHRNIETTMDIYAEATERKKQESFEILASKLDSIF encoded by the coding sequence ATGGCAAAGGCAAGAAAAGATTTACGTGGACGTGCTCTGAAAAAGGGAGAAGTCCAAAGAAAAAGTGATCAGAGGTATATGTATACTTACACAGACCCTTTGGGGAGAAGAAAGTTTATTTATGCCAATGACTTAACCGAGCTCCGGGAGAAGGAGCAGAAGCTTCAAAGGGATCAGCTTGACGGTTTGGATTTATATGCAGCCGGTAAGGCAACTGTCAATGATACGTTTGACCGCTACATGGCAACGAAGTTTGAGTTGCGAGATTCTACGAGGAACGGGTACCTTTATACTTACGACCATCTTATACGAGATAAATTCGGATTTAAGAAGCTGGTAGATGTGAAGTATTCAGATGTATTGCAGTTCTATTACTACTTATTAAATGACAAGGGCATCGCACTTGGTACATTGGATTCTGTGCATTGTCTTTTACATCCAACATTTCAGTTGGCAGTGAGAGATGATATTATCAGAAAGAATCCTACGGATGGTGTGATGAAGGAAATTTCTAAGAAGGGTGGTAAGAATCGTGGAGTCAGACATGCGCTTACTGTGGATGAGCAGAGAACGTTCATGGAGTACATCGCAAATCATCCGGTGTATTATCACTGGTGGCCATTGTTCACAGTTCTGTTGGGAACCGGTACACGTATCGGGGAGTGCTTAGGACTTCGGTGGCAGGACCTTGATTTCGAGAAGCGAGTTATCAGTATCAATCATAGTGTAGTGTATTATTCCCAGAAGGATACCAAGACAAGTGTTATGCGAGTTTCACTTCCAAAGACCGAGGCAGGTATCAGAACCATTCCGATGCTTGATATGGTCAAGGATGCATTTGAGATGGAGCGTGAAGCACAGAAGGAAACCGGAGAGAATATACAGGTGCTTGACGGGATGTCTGGGTTTGTATTTACGAATCGTTTTGGAAATATTCCAAATCCGCAGACAGTGAATGACACCATCCGTCGCATCAGGAACAGCTACAATGCAGAGGAAGTATTGAATGCGAAAAAGGAGAAGCGTGAGAAGCTATTGCTTCCGCATTTTTCGTGTCATCATTTGAGACATACTTTTGCAACCAGACTGTGTGAGACTGAGACGAACCTGAAAGTAATTCAGGCAATTATGGGACATCGTAATATCGAGACTACGATGGACATTTACGCCGAGGCAACAGAGCGTAAAAAACAGGAATCATTTGAGATTTTAGCTTCAAAATTGGATAGCATTTTTTGA
- a CDS encoding DNA-binding protein, which produces MANRGQIMTDKDKEMYNVISLYIAQKGYSPTVRELCAMTGVRSTSTVHGRLKKLESLGKIRKLTESPRTITVV; this is translated from the coding sequence ATGGCAAATAGAGGACAGATTATGACGGATAAGGATAAAGAAATGTATAATGTAATTTCCTTGTATATAGCGCAGAAAGGGTATTCTCCAACAGTGAGAGAATTATGCGCAATGACTGGAGTTCGTTCGACATCAACCGTACATGGTAGATTAAAAAAATTGGAGAGTCTAGGTAAGATTAGAAAACTTACGGAAAGCCCAAGGACGATTACAGTGGTATAG